In Pristiophorus japonicus isolate sPriJap1 chromosome 2, sPriJap1.hap1, whole genome shotgun sequence, one genomic interval encodes:
- the rxfp3 gene encoding relaxin-3 receptor 1, which yields MVDRDIEEMLSNFPEKLFVLNKTNQSLNELLKDFEVEEQGIIGDGSAAVRITISIVYSVVCALGLVGNVLVLYLMKSRQGWKKSSINLFVTSLAVTDFQFALTLPFWAVETALDFSWPFGKIMCKIVSSVTVMNMNASVFFLTAMSIARYWSVASALKPRRRFSGCSAKWMSIVIWISAILASIPQAIFSTTSTLSNEELCLLKFPDQNGYGQFWLGLYHIQKFLLGFVIPLVIITVCYLLLLRYVTTKHISSSSTKRRSQVTKSVTIVVLSFFLCWLPNQALTFWGVLVKLNVVPFSYEYYTTQSYIFPITICLAHTSSCLNPVLYCLMRREFRKALKGMFWRMTSPTILNMRPSTGTTKPEQKDQRHAIIQINPVPPEILYYPPGVVMYSGRYDILPANSADRRY from the coding sequence ATGGTCGACAGGGACATCGAAGAGATGCTGTCCAATTTCCCTGAGAAACTTTTTGTGCTCAACAAAACCAACCAGTCCCTGAACGAGTTGCTGAAGGATTTTgaggtggaggagcagggcatcatTGGAGACGGGTCTGCCGCCGTGCGCATCACCATCTCCATCGTTTACTCGGTGGTCTGCGCTCTGGGGCTGGTTGGCAACGTGCTGGTGCTCTATCTCATGAAGAGCAGGCAAGGGTGGAAGAAATCCTCGATTAACCTGTTCGTGACCAGCCTGGCAGTGACGGATTTTCAGTTCGCCTTGACCCTTCCCTTCTGGGCAGTGGAAACCGCCTTAGACTTCAGCTGGCCCTTTGGGAAAATCATGTGCAAGATTGTCTCCTCGGTGACGGTCATGAACATGAACGCCAGCGTGTTCTTCCTGACTGCCATGAGCATTGCGAGGTACTGGTCAGTAGCGTCGGCACTAAAGCCCAGGAGGAGATTTTCCGGCTGCTCCGCCAAATGGATGAGTATCGTAATCTGGATCTCTGCGATCTTGGCTAGCATTCCCCAGGCCATTTTTTCCACAACCTCTACCTTGTCCAACGAGGAGTTGTGCCTGCTGAAGTTTCCAGATCAGAACGGCTATGGCCAGTTCTGGCTCGGCCTGTACCATATCCAGAAGTTCTTGTTGGGTTTCGTTATTCCCCTTGTCATCATCACGGTCTGCTACCTGCTGCTTTTGCGTTACGTTACCACCAAACATATCAGCAGTTCCAGCACCAAGAGGAGGTCCCAGGTGACTAAATCCGTCACCATCGTTGTCCTTTCGTTCTTTCTCTGTTGGCTTCCCAACCAGGCATTGACCTTCTGGGGCGTCCTGGTCAAGCTCAACGTCGTTCCCTTCAGCTACGAGTACTACACCACCCAGtcctacattttccccattaccatcTGCCTGGCGCACACGAGCAGCTGCTTGAACCCTGTTCTGTACTGCTTGATGAGGAGGGAGTTTAGGAAGGCATTGAAGGGCATGTTTTGGAGGATGACCTCCCCAACCATTCTAAACATGCGTCCCTCCACAGGCACCACCAAGCCAGAACAAAAGGATCAGAGACATGCCATCATTCAGATTAACCCCGTGCCGCCGGAGATCTTGTACTACCCGCCAGGGGTTGTGATGTACAGTGGTCGATATGACATCTTGCCCGCCAACTCTGCGGACCGCCGATATTAG